In the genome of Carassius carassius chromosome 12, fCarCar2.1, whole genome shotgun sequence, the window caaactcacaagtttctcttgtgaaaggaatttgtcatttaaaaaacgtttctaagcccaataataatactaataaagacatttaaaatgactcttgatatgaagcttgttttattattatttattgatgacatattggtttatgaaagttcagacaggcgtgcatccagatatgttagagatggccatttgtaaataatttacagaagatgaattacattttgttgtccaagtacctgttactttgttcaatgacaataaagttgaatctaatgtaaccaatctgatgactgttgatacaaaaggaggcacatggagttaacggtcaggaaaaccagctgagtgaagaaggttttgtgtttgttacagagggctgtctgtgtgaactctcacaattaagctgttgttttgaaaaggtctcaaaaaaaataaaaataaaactggattttggagttagttgaatcaatgttaaaattatagttatttttcaatagacatattttttgttttcgtgtgaaaagagggtgggtggaggcattggggctcattgggtgctcagcacccctaaagctctgaccctagaatcgcccctgtatatatatatatatatatatatatatatatatatatatatatatatatatatatatatatttactatattaacattttatctcAGTATCTATCTTAAACATGAATGTAACACTTTTTTCTATGCAGTGATTATTTCAGTGAGGATATACTGGACAGTGTGTGGAATCTTTTTATTCTGTCTCACTCACTCTTTCAAGAAACTGATCACTCCAGCAGCTTGAGCACATAACCATGGCAGCCAACTCCACGAGAACAGAGTGTCACAGTGGTAAAGACGGGCTTCACGCACCTGTAGTCACTGCTGGCTGCTTTACTGTACTCCATCTGGTGCAGATGGCTTGTAAAGCCTCCTCCATTAAGCACAAGCAAGTTTTTTGGAACATGACTGATAACATCTCGCTCATGGGCCAGTGAGTCATAAACGTGGAAAGGTGACATTAAGCAGAATTCCACAGAGGCTGTTTTCCctgaatagaaaataaaacacaattctCATTTCTTGAGTCACCATTTATCAGTTTTGATTAGGGCCAAAGCTTGTAAATCTTGTGACTCACCAGAGAGTCTAGATATGAAATTGCAAATGAATTCATTATAGGAGGGTTGCTTGTGATAAGCACTGGAGCATGTATCCAAACAGTATCCTATTGTATCTGGGCAAGAAGTGCTTCACATGTCAAGCTACATTTATAGCTGGTTAACATGAAATGCACTGGCTTTTTCCTATTTACATAATGGAAATGCAAAAATATGCTTTcaacaacccgaattccggaaaagttgggacattttttaaattttaataaaatgaaaactaaagggatttcaaatcacatgagccaatattttattcacaatagaacatagataacgtagcaaatgtttaaactgagaaattttacacttttatccacttaattagctcatttaaaatttaatgcctgctacaggtctcaaaaaagttggcacgggggcaacaaatggctaaaaaagcaagcagttttgaaaagattcagctgggagaacatctagtgattaattaagttaattgatatcaggtctgtaacatgattagctataaaagctttgtcttagagaagcagagtctctcagaagtaaagatgggcagaggctctccaatctgtgaaagactgcgtaaaaaaattgtggaaaactttaaaaacaatgttcctcaacgtcaaattgcaaaggctttgcaaatctcatcatctacagtgcataacatcatcaaaagattcagagaaactggagaaatctctgtgcgtaagggacaaggccggagacctttattggatgcccgtggtcttcgggctctcagacgacactgcatcactcatcggcatgattgtgtcaatgacattactaaatgggcccaggaatactttcagaaaccactgtcggtaaacacaatccgccgtgccatcagcagatgccaactaaagctctatcatgcaaaaaggaagccatatgtgaacatggcccagaagcgccgtcgtgtcctgtgggccaaggctcatttaaaatggactatttcaaagtggaatagtgttttatggtcagacgagtccaaatttgacattcttgttggaaatcacagacgccgtgtcctccgggcttaagaggagggagaccttccagcatgttatcagcgttcagttcaaaagccaacatctctgatggtatgggggtgcataagtgcatacggtatgggcagcttgcatgttttggaaggctctgtgaatgctgaaaggtatataaaggttttagagcaacatatgcttccctccaaacaacgtctatttcagggaaggccttgtttatttcagcaggacaatgcaaaaccacatactgcagctataacaacagcatggcttcgtcgtagaagagtccgggtgctaacctggcctgcctgcagtccagatcttcaacctatagagaacatttggcgcatcattaaacgaaaaatacgtcaaagacgaccacgaactcttcagcagctggaaatctatataaggcaagaatgggaccaaattccaacagcaaaactccagcaactcatagcctcaatgcccaaaggtcttcaaactgttttgaaaagaaaaggagatgctacaccatggtaaacatgccccgtcccaactattttgagacctgtagcagaaatcaaaattgaaatgagctcattttgtgcataaaattgtaaactttctcagtttaaacatttgctatgatatctatgttctattgtgaataaaatattggctcatgtgatttgaaagtcttttagttttcattttattaaaatttaaaaaacgtcccaacttttccggaattcgggttgtatttaaatgtatatttttatactcaaatttatacaaaaataaataagtaaattaattaattaattaattaaaaaaaattacaattcaaaaAAGACATGGTAAGATAGAGGTGCTCGAtacttagcaaaaaaaaaaactctctctctctctctctctctctctatatatatatatatatatatatatatattattattattttttttttaatattatgaaaataataacaatattttacttAGTGTTTTTATGCTGGTACCTTGGCTGATTAAGGCCCGTCATGGAtaaagaaatatggcaaatattgCCAATAGGAGTTGGCAAGTCCCTGTCTTAATGAGTGATTAATGGTTAGTTGATTCACTCATTCATTGAATCATTCGttcaaaagatttgttcaaaatgccTGATTCATTTAGTCTTTATAAATGGATTATTGAATCATTGACtgaaatgatttgttcaaaaacattcattcaggaacaaagtGCTGTAGTGTTGCCCTGAGAAGCACAAATGTTCTACTCTGGcattgtttggaactatttttgttggtgtaacagaaaaaaataataatatataaaattgtatctgAAATTTAACTCATTCAATAATAACTTCATGTTTTTTCAACTGTTGGATAAAGTTATTATCACATTCGTGATCGCACTATATGTTAATATTTAGGAAAACGGCActcttgcttgtgtgatattaCTTAACAATGTCAtatcttttaaatataaaaaataaattccatacagggatttttttttttcataacttgGATTATAAGAGCTGATACGTTTCAGTTAAAgaaaagactaaataaataatttcaaattttcTTAACATTCTGCACATAAAAACTGTGTGTATTTTTCTATTTGCTCATATTTCTTGTGTTGGTTAACAGGGGGACAGTATTGTGATGTTCAGCCATAATCGACACTTCTCTCCTTTTATTTCAGGGATTACAGCAGCTGCTTCTCTGGTGTCACTGGCCTGGGCTCTGGCCTCCTACCAGAAAGCCTTGCGTGATTCCCGTGATGACAAGAAGCCCATCAGCTACCTTGCAGTCATCATCCAGTTCTGTTGGCACTTCTTCACCATCGCTGCTCGCGTAGTGACCTTCGCTCTCTTCGCCTCTGTTTTCCAGCTCTACTTCGGCATCTTCATCGTGCTGCACTGGTGCATCATGACCTTCTGGATCGTACACTGCGAGACCGAATTCTGCATCACCAAGTGGGAGGAGATCGTCTTTGACATGGTGGTGGGAATCATTTACATCTTCAGCTGGTTCAACGTGAAGGAGGGACGCACCCGCTGCCGTCTTTTCATCTACTACTTCATGATCCTGTTGGAGAACACGGCCCTGAGCACATTGTGGTACCTGTACCGCTCACCCCCCAGCACAGATGCATTTGCCGTGCCTGCCCTGTGTGTCATCTTCTCTAGCTTCTTCACTGGTATTGTTTTCATGCTCATGTACTATGCTTTCTTCCATCCTAACGGGCCACGCTTTGGCCATTCGGCCAGCCTGGTCCAGCTCGAGGACCCTACCGCTAACTTCACTCTGCCCCCTGAGGGTGCCACCAACTCCCTGCGCTCCAACCGTGGAGGCACGCTGGCCCGGGACGCTGACCGCGAGGCCAAGTACAGCGAGCGGGACGGTTGTGTGCCCGTCTTTCAGGTGCGGCCCACCGCACCCTCTACTCCTTCCTCCCGTGCCCCACGCCTGGAGGAGACAGTTATCAAAATAGACTTGTGCAGGAACCGCTACCCTGCCTGGGAGAGGCACGTACTGGACAGGAGTTTACGTAAGGCCATCCTGGCCATCGACTCATCTCCGACCCCACCACGCCTCCAATATAAAGACGACACATTGATTCAAGAGCGTCTGGAGTACGAGACCACCTTGTAGCCTGCGCTGtggaaacacacaaacatgaacacattACTGTCCTCTTGAATAAACAGCAGGACTGTGGCAATAACGTTCCTTGCATACATAGCATCTAGCCATGATGTTGATTGTCATGAACAAACATAGGCACAACATATTTGTGGACCAAACAAATAATCTTTTTAAACTGTTCTCTCGTTGCTTTTGATTTTTTATTACTTCTGTCTTGGCAGGGAATATCTGGGATTCTAAAAGTCATTGCACTGGCTGATATTGACCACAAACCCCATGGTCCTCCTGAGTGTTGTACAGACCTTCATTCCCAGAGTTGATCGTTTTCAAGCCAACGTCTCCAAACTGCAAGAGGACATCCAGAACACTTTATAGCTTGTCTCTTGCAGCAAATGCAAAACAAAGGCCTTTCCCTTTGAAACCAAGCATCTAGTGCACACAaacggcatttaaacagactacCCACCGCACTGGAGAAACAGTGGTCCAAATATCACATCGATGGTACACAAATAAAAGAGACTGCTGATTAGCCTCGAGACGTCCTTGTTTAGGGTGCTGTCACCTATTAGTAGTGTTTCATCAGCAGTTCTGTACCAGTGCCAAATGCTTTGCTCACACTGACTCCACGCTGAACTGTGGCTCGTCCACAAACTGTATATATAAACAGGGCAGCATTTCAACCATCTACTTGAATCCTGTacaaagaaaaaagataagaaaagaaAGTATGCGATCATCACAAGAGTCCAAGACACTTGGGATGACAAAACAGGGAGAACACACACTTGTTTTCTTGTTCAAGAGAAGACAGTAGGCCAAGAAAACACTTCCAGGCAGCTCCCTTTGGCGATCCGGCCTCATTCACCTCACCCCTGTGGGCTGACAAGGATCCGTTTGGTTCACAGCAGAGTGACCATCACAGTTCACACAGTGTCTGCTAAACTGTACCTGACAGAACCTGGATGCGCTTCATCTTCTAGGTTAAAGATACAGTGTTCTTCTAGGCTTGGTCAGGTTCTTGGCGTGTCTGTGTTTTGTGTGCTGTATCGATACAGTAAAATGAGTTAAAGGCACACATAGACAATAAACAGGGTCAATTTTCAGCCTCTCAACACATCCAGACAGCCGGCGAAGTGTACTATTCCAAACTCTGCAGTGCAGTCAAGACCTTCTCTATAAGAGACTCTTCAAATGCCAACTCACAGTCTACAAATCAAAAGTGTAAGGGATAAGTAGTCTGCGACAGAGTCCAGACTTGCTAATGGGCTCTGAATGATGTTCCGGGCCCCATGGTTCAACAAATCGCATCTGCCTAAAAGAGCACTGTATCTTTAAATCAGCCAAGAGCATCCGTTATATGAAAGTTTTGGAGATTTACATTTTCCGTTCAGTTGCAAGTGCTTCTTTGTGTCTTTATGTTGAATATTCAAAGGCATTTATGGAGACATGGAAGtgagagcagaaaaaaaaaaaaattcatagaaaACAAGCACAAAACTTGCCACAGGAAGGAGTCTCAGATTTCTCCGGTTGTTGTTACACTAGCATTGAGAGACAAGGTGAAATTTTAATGCGACAAAAGCTAGATGTGCCTATAGTTTGCGATTTTGAAAGTGTGGGAAAAATGTTTTACGTGTAACATTTTTTTATGCTAtattttctttagatttttttttgtgtgtgtgggggggtgttgttggttttttaaatgtgtcttaCAAAATGGTTGATCTTAAGGTGCACATTATTTTGCTAAATGCCATTTAATTGTTTGGAGATGACTGATATAGGACAGTTCAATTCGTTTTGCTTCAGTTTGTCATATCTGAACTGTAATTTGGGTTTTATTGTAGTTTCAAAACACTCCTGAGGTTTTGTAATGTCCTACCATTGGTGACAAGTGAACTGAAAGCGTAGATGTTTTAGCCTGCAGTGATCTGCACACATGCAGATGAAGATCCTAATTGTGTtgcaactaaaaaaataaataaaaaaaataaaatagaacacacacaaaaaagatttAGATGAGATCATATGAATCTATAATTAGTACGACAGTGAAACATAGATCTGTATATTTGAGGTATTTTGCTACTATCCTATCTCGTCAGCATTTTTCCCAAGCGTGTCTTATACTTTCATTTCTCTGTGTGATGGATGATGATGATACTTTGTCTATTTGGCAAAATTTTCCAAACAGCCCACTAAAAGAGTCCCCTGTAGTCAGAGCACTAAAAAACTTGTGTTAGCACACAAATTAGGCAATTTTCAGATTTAAATTGCCGCACCACCTACACAAGACCATTTTTGAAGGAAGACGAATGATGCATCACACACCTCTGCGATATTGCATATCCATCATTTTTCAAAAGcgacctacatttttttttttagctttcccATAAATACTGTAGTATTTTTGTTTCAGTGATACACCATGCACACTGCACAGATTAAGAGGAACAACCTATAACACCGGCTGTCAGTGAGTTTTGGTGACATTCTTTATTCAGCCATTTATCAATTGCGAggcctcaatttttttttaatgttgaaatatGACATGAATTTAAAACACTCAATGCAATGTGATGCGTTCAGCACATGCAGAATGAATCAAGGTCTTTACACAAAAGGCTGTGCTAATGTTTGGAGATGCCGAATAGCCTGTTTTGATGCCATATTCCCCACACATGCCAGATTATTAATTGAATACTATTAAAGTCAAAATGATTGGAGGGGTCCTGCATAGGTCACAAGAAAGAAGTCTGATCAGTTCAAGtatgacattttaattaaaaattacaagGTCAGAATTGCGTACGTAGTTCTACGTCTTAACGTGGTGACGGAAGACCAACAGTGATAACATTTAAGCTAATCACAACGTTACAGCTAAACTATGTATATCTTTGTCTTGCACTTCTAGTTCTATTTTTCTATCTGGGTTTTATCGATAAA includes:
- the LOC132154908 gene encoding XK-related protein 4-like, with product MAAKSDGVLKMKKSDVAFTPLQNSDHSGSVQGLAPGSQPDSGTGEADFVNGESRCCGSNSTCLRLDREQQKYMVWDCLWILAAVTVYFADVGTDIWLSVDYYLRRDYWWFGLTLFFVVLGSFSVQVFSFRWFVHDFSTEESSGGDGSAANCSHMDGKLLSCSASHGDVGAHPTTPQRQASTASKSNTTSNSSNSATAARTSKTRSASCSLCIWILQSVIHILQLGQIWRYFHTIYLGIRSRQSGENDRWRFYWRMVYEYADVSMLHLLATFLESAPQLVLQLCIIIQTHKLLAVQGITAAASLVSLAWALASYQKALRDSRDDKKPISYLAVIIQFCWHFFTIAARVVTFALFASVFQLYFGIFIVLHWCIMTFWIVHCETEFCITKWEEIVFDMVVGIIYIFSWFNVKEGRTRCRLFIYYFMILLENTALSTLWYLYRSPPSTDAFAVPALCVIFSSFFTGIVFMLMYYAFFHPNGPRFGHSASLVQLEDPTANFTLPPEGATNSLRSNRGGTLARDADREAKYSERDGCVPVFQVRPTAPSTPSSRAPRLEETVIKIDLCRNRYPAWERHVLDRSLRKAILAIDSSPTPPRLQYKDDTLIQERLEYETTL